One region of Caldisericum sp. genomic DNA includes:
- a CDS encoding extracellular solute-binding protein encodes MKKLIAVLAIVVMLFTFVRIVPTVSAENVKTVVVYVGKTQATIDGKSTTLDQAPVVVNGRTMVPIRFVSEALGATVDWNNATREATIKLLGNTIVLKIDSPTATVNGYTVYLDAPATVVKSTGRTVVPLRFVSDSLGADVTWNATDKSVTVKFSEDWIKNPTEITFWHAMQAALGQALTKLIDEFNATHPRYKIVQTAIANYTSLQQKTTAALASGQPPVITQAYENWVANYMLGNLLTPMEKFVKDPSMGLSQADINDFFPIMWKDGYLPDGKMWMFPFNKSVDVMYYNVDMLKEAGFDHPPKTWDEFATMVKALTKSDGSQWGCSVGGDVDLWYSMVYAWGGKVLTDDFRNVLFDKDPNALKAVEFMNDLYKNGYIHFTTGYNYQTDFGNKKCGFVFASVASYTYIDQAVAGKFKWAEAPIPAGPKGQYTAMYGTNVVIFGEKYAPEVKRGAWEFVKWFDAPYQTARWSIDTGYLPVRQSALNLPVFKQFLSDHPERKAGFDSLNFALVEPPTKEWNQARSDIGAELQKIYLQKISPADGIKELGLKMRSYIH; translated from the coding sequence ATGAAAAAACTGATTGCAGTACTTGCAATCGTAGTAATGCTCTTTACATTCGTTAGAATTGTTCCAACAGTTTCTGCAGAGAATGTAAAGACTGTTGTAGTTTATGTTGGAAAGACTCAAGCAACAATCGATGGGAAATCAACAACTCTTGACCAGGCTCCTGTTGTAGTTAATGGTAGAACAATGGTCCCTATTAGATTTGTATCTGAAGCACTTGGTGCAACAGTTGACTGGAACAACGCAACCCGTGAAGCAACAATAAAGCTTCTTGGTAACACTATTGTTCTTAAGATTGACTCTCCTACAGCAACAGTTAATGGTTACACTGTCTATCTTGATGCACCAGCAACAGTCGTGAAATCAACTGGAAGGACTGTTGTCCCTCTAAGATTTGTTTCCGATTCACTTGGTGCAGATGTAACATGGAATGCAACTGATAAGTCAGTTACTGTAAAATTCTCAGAAGACTGGATTAAGAACCCAACAGAAATTACCTTCTGGCATGCAATGCAAGCAGCCCTTGGACAGGCACTTACAAAACTCATTGATGAGTTCAACGCAACTCACCCAAGATACAAGATTGTCCAAACAGCCATTGCAAACTACACATCCTTACAGCAAAAAACAACTGCTGCACTTGCATCAGGGCAGCCACCAGTAATAACCCAGGCATATGAAAACTGGGTTGCAAACTACATGCTTGGAAACCTTCTCACTCCAATGGAAAAGTTTGTAAAAGATCCATCAATGGGTCTTTCACAGGCAGATATCAATGATTTCTTCCCAATTATGTGGAAAGATGGCTATTTACCTGATGGAAAAATGTGGATGTTCCCGTTTAACAAGAGCGTTGATGTTATGTACTACAACGTTGACATGCTTAAAGAGGCAGGATTTGATCATCCTCCAAAGACATGGGATGAGTTTGCAACAATGGTAAAAGCACTTACAAAATCTGATGGCTCACAGTGGGGTTGTTCAGTAGGTGGAGATGTTGACCTCTGGTACTCAATGGTTTATGCATGGGGTGGAAAGGTTCTTACAGATGATTTTAGAAATGTACTGTTCGATAAAGATCCTAATGCCCTTAAAGCAGTTGAATTTATGAACGACCTTTACAAGAATGGTTATATCCACTTTACAACAGGTTATAACTATCAGACTGACTTTGGTAACAAGAAGTGCGGATTTGTATTTGCATCTGTTGCATCCTACACATATATTGACCAGGCAGTTGCAGGAAAATTCAAATGGGCAGAAGCACCGATCCCTGCAGGTCCAAAGGGTCAGTACACTGCAATGTATGGGACCAATGTTGTTATCTTTGGAGAGAAATATGCTCCTGAGGTAAAGCGTGGCGCATGGGAGTTTGTAAAGTGGTTTGATGCACCATATCAAACTGCAAGATGGTCAATTGATACAGGATACCTTCCTGTAAGACAGTCTGCGCTCAATCTCCCTGTATTTAAGCAATTCCTTTCTGATCATCCTGAAAGAAAAGCAGGATTTGACTCACTTAACTTTGCTCTTGTTGAGCCACCAACAAAAGAATGGAACCAGGCAAGGTCTGACATCGGCGCTGAACTTCAGAAAATATACTTACAGAAGATTTCTCCTGC